A DNA window from Macadamia integrifolia cultivar HAES 741 chromosome 4, SCU_Mint_v3, whole genome shotgun sequence contains the following coding sequences:
- the LOC122077322 gene encoding uncharacterized protein LOC122077322, with translation MGNGMIPKVSDCFPKSADTALEKKEKHTETSSIITYQRKKNIINIKTYQRKKRKLSCFLLNIMEPLKVIQTVENSSMGLSAEENKGENNRNNRETKGELEPVTEGSNVFSEGNLEVSVTELKMEEILPSSCDGNVMKDVVSGGSINKEVFVLEKLPALPGRSPHSSRKKLLILDLNGLLADIVPFTPIGYTPDRKIAYKSLFKRPFCDDFLKFCFERFEVGVWSSRNKRNMESVIDFLMEDMKHKLLFCWDQSHCTETGFYTIENKQKPLVLKELKKLWDKHDSNLPWEKGDYNESNTLLVDDSPYKALCNPPHTAIFPCPFTYLDRKDNSLGPGGDLRVYLEGLAMAEDIKKYVEEHPFGQCAITSKNPSWNFYLRVIETKISDEQPEDNVDSSSLPSSQELCKLK, from the exons ATGGGTAATGGTATGATCCCAAAGGTGTCTGActgttttccaaagagtgcagATACTGCTttggaaaagaaggaaaagcatACTGAGACTAGTTCAATAATAACATATcagaggaagaaaaatataataaatattaaaacctatcagagaaagaaaagaaagttgtCATGCTTCTTGCTTAATATCATGGAGCCACTCAAAGTGATACAAACTGTAGAAAACAGTTCAATGGGACTTTCAGCAGAGGAGAACAAAGGGGAAAACAACAGAAATAATAGGGAAACCAAAGGTGAGTTGGAGCCAGTGACAGAAGGAAGTAATGTTTTCAGCGAAGGGAATCTAGAAGTATCCGTGACGGAACTCAAGATGGAAGAAATACTTCCTTCGTCTTGTGATGGGAATGTAATGAAAGATGTTGTTTCAGGTGGTTCCATCAATAAAGAAGTCTTTGTTTTGGAGAAGTTACCTGCTTTACCAGGAAGATCACCTCATTCTTCCAGGAAAAAACTACTTATTCTTGATCTAAATGGGCTACTTGCAGATATTGTGCCTTTTACCCCTATTGGATACACACCAGACAGGAAAATTGCATACAAATCAC TTTTTAAGAGGCCATTTTGTGATGATTTCCTGAAGTTCTGCTTTGAGAGATTTGAAGTGGGCGTCTGGTCATCAAGAAACAA GAGAAATATGGAAAGTGTGATTGATTTCCTTATGGAAGATATGAAGCATAAGTTGCTGTTTTGCTGG GACCAATCACATTGCACTGAAACAGGATTCTACACTATTGAGAACAAGCAGAAGCCACTCGTACTcaaagaactgaagaagttaTGGGATAAGCATGACTCTAATCTTCCATGGGAGAAGGGAGATTACAATGAATCAAACACACTGTTGGTGGACGATTCTCCATACAAGGCTCTATGCAATCCA CCACACACTGCGATCTTCCCATGTCCGTTTACATATCTGGATAGGAAGGATAATTCTTTAG GCCCAGGAGGTGATCTTCGAGTTTATCTGGAAGGATTAGCCATGGCCGAAGACATTAAAAAATATGTGGAGGAACATCCATTTGGTCAATGTGCTATCACAAGCAAGAATCCATCATGGAATTTCTACCTTAGAGTTATTGAGACAAAGATATCTGATGAACAACCTGAAGACAATGTTGATagctcttctctcccctccagtCAAGAGCTCTGTAAACTTAAATGA